In Armatimonadota bacterium, one DNA window encodes the following:
- a CDS encoding HEAT repeat domain-containing protein — protein sequence MSVSGRAQAAAAVVRRLNAAVKSRRLYAAGHPLRAQTVQALAATLASFHERYGGFVLETHRDGLILEGRPFEGGESIDSLALQLYSAGVWQLILLPGIAEDELHRLLDVVTTDPDAILREGGLAGLLVAHRIERARVVELRPGEDDPAQISLETYHRLLDGSLSAAERAALVGVLRAGPQHAARLLAVLVERTRQAFADTAEGAALGRRVYAALAAVDRLIADTPAAESQQLLQHLAAAVTDLSDPQARDVHRTVLERAAQDLSARALLAAMTSEQIARMVIPCLEEGTPPPQAAQVAQGLPFDPDKARDALALVSQHTGRTLDLPPVPEELRLPPWVRDIPQDLSDYQVSDDSLQVTDEEIAALRKDARVDEDAVLQAHALALARLARAESDVQELEATLAAVDADVAALLERGATDVAAAVVSYLAPVLRAPGRVGDAARTGVRRIVVGMATRLSARELLAWPEDHPLLEAWRALGPGLAADLVRAASGERDPARRQALTAVLVRMGDTAVDALGAALLDRTAAVARAAVLPLAHIRTPRALSALRSATRHPDPVVRREVVAALGPLPGADAQAALLAFLPDPDLDVREACVRHLRPETVRRAVGALADLLMRPDTGTRPHLRLRVIDLLAASGAQEAIPALRRVSSPFRLRRRDREVARAARTALARLRQGGSAARRE from the coding sequence ATGAGCGTCTCGGGCCGGGCCCAGGCGGCGGCCGCAGTGGTGCGGCGCCTGAACGCAGCGGTGAAATCCCGCCGGCTGTACGCGGCGGGGCACCCGCTGCGCGCCCAGACGGTGCAGGCTCTGGCGGCCACCCTCGCCTCCTTCCACGAGCGTTACGGTGGATTCGTCCTGGAAACCCACCGGGACGGCCTGATCCTGGAAGGACGGCCGTTTGAGGGAGGCGAGTCCATCGACAGCCTGGCCCTGCAGCTGTACTCGGCCGGCGTCTGGCAGCTGATCCTGCTGCCGGGCATCGCCGAGGACGAGCTCCACCGGCTGCTGGACGTGGTGACCACGGACCCGGACGCCATCCTGCGGGAGGGAGGGCTGGCGGGACTGCTGGTCGCCCACCGCATCGAGCGCGCGCGGGTGGTGGAGCTGCGCCCGGGGGAGGACGACCCCGCCCAGATCTCCCTGGAGACGTACCACCGCCTGCTGGACGGCTCCCTGTCGGCTGCGGAGCGGGCGGCGCTGGTGGGTGTGCTGCGAGCCGGGCCTCAGCATGCCGCCCGGCTGCTGGCCGTCCTGGTGGAGCGGACCCGCCAGGCGTTCGCCGACACCGCCGAGGGTGCAGCCCTGGGCCGGCGGGTGTACGCCGCGCTGGCCGCGGTGGACCGTCTGATCGCGGACACCCCCGCCGCCGAGTCCCAGCAGCTTCTGCAGCACCTGGCGGCGGCGGTGACGGACCTGTCCGACCCGCAGGCCCGCGACGTGCACCGGACCGTGCTGGAGCGGGCCGCCCAGGACCTGTCGGCGCGGGCCCTGCTGGCGGCGATGACCAGCGAGCAGATCGCCCGCATGGTCATTCCCTGCCTGGAGGAGGGCACCCCGCCCCCGCAGGCCGCGCAGGTGGCCCAGGGCCTTCCCTTTGACCCCGACAAGGCGCGCGACGCGCTGGCCCTGGTGAGCCAGCACACCGGGCGCACCCTGGACCTGCCGCCGGTCCCCGAGGAACTGCGGCTGCCCCCGTGGGTCCGGGACATCCCCCAGGACCTCTCCGACTACCAGGTGTCTGACGACAGCCTGCAGGTCACCGACGAGGAGATCGCCGCCCTGCGGAAGGACGCGCGGGTGGACGAGGACGCGGTCCTCCAGGCGCACGCTCTGGCCCTGGCGCGTCTGGCCCGCGCGGAGTCGGACGTCCAGGAACTTGAGGCCACCCTGGCCGCGGTGGACGCCGACGTGGCCGCTCTGCTGGAGCGGGGCGCGACGGACGTGGCGGCCGCCGTCGTCTCTTACCTGGCGCCGGTCCTGCGGGCGCCCGGCCGGGTGGGCGACGCCGCCCGCACGGGAGTGCGCCGGATCGTGGTGGGAATGGCCACCCGCCTCTCGGCCCGCGAACTGCTGGCCTGGCCCGAGGACCACCCGCTGCTGGAGGCCTGGCGCGCGCTCGGCCCGGGCCTGGCCGCCGACCTGGTCCGCGCCGCCTCGGGTGAGCGGGACCCGGCGCGCCGACAGGCGCTGACGGCCGTTCTGGTCCGCATGGGGGATACGGCGGTGGACGCTCTGGGGGCCGCCCTGCTCGACCGCACCGCCGCCGTGGCCCGCGCCGCTGTCCTGCCGCTGGCCCACATCCGGACACCCCGGGCTCTGTCCGCCCTGCGGTCGGCGACCCGCCACCCCGATCCCGTGGTGCGCCGGGAGGTGGTGGCGGCCCTGGGCCCCCTGCCCGGGGCAGACGCCCAGGCCGCCCTGCTGGCCTTCCTGCCGGACCCGGACCTGGACGTCCGGGAGGCATGCGTGCGCCACCTGCGGCCGGAGACGGTCCGGCGGGCCGTCGGGGCCCTGGCCGACCTGCTCATGCGGCCCGACACCGGGACCCGCCCGCACCTGCGCCTGCGGGTCATTGACCTCCTGGCCGCCTCCGGCGCCCAGGAGGCGATTCCGGCGCTGCGGCGCGTGAGCTCGCCGTTCCGGCTGCGCCGCCGCGACCGCGAGGTCGCCCGGGCCGCCCGGACCGCGCTGGCCCGGCTGCGGCAGGGCGGGTCCGCCGCCCGGAGGGAATAG
- a CDS encoding MFS transporter produces MTVREATRPTTQALRFIVLLGVVSLAADMTYEGARSVIGPFLGVLGAGAVVVATTSGLGELAGYGLRAVSGYLSDRTGRYWAVTGVGYAVNLLAVPLLALAGRWEVAAGLIVAERIGKAVRTPARDAMLSHAAAAVGRGWGFGLHEALDQVGAVAGPLLVAAILGAGGSYRTAFAVLAVPAVVALATLRLARVSFPSPRRLEVETPSVPAGLPRGFWLYLAAAGLVAAGYADFPLVAFHVARNGLVAEAGIPALYALAMTVDALAALLVGRLFDRVGFPALAGAVAAAALFAPLVFLGALPAVLAGVALWGVGMGAQESSMRAAVAVMVGPQRRGAAFGLFHAWYGLTWFAGSALMGVLYETSPAHAAAFSLGAQAAAVPLLVAAARADGRPRRPA; encoded by the coding sequence ATGACCGTGCGGGAGGCAACGCGTCCGACCACGCAGGCGCTGCGGTTCATCGTCCTGCTGGGTGTGGTGAGCCTGGCGGCCGACATGACCTACGAGGGCGCCCGCAGCGTCATCGGCCCGTTCCTGGGCGTCCTGGGCGCCGGCGCCGTCGTGGTGGCGACCACTTCCGGTCTGGGAGAGCTCGCCGGCTACGGGCTGCGGGCGGTCTCCGGCTACCTCAGCGACCGCACGGGACGCTACTGGGCCGTCACCGGCGTCGGCTACGCTGTCAACCTGCTGGCCGTGCCGCTGCTGGCGCTGGCCGGCCGGTGGGAGGTGGCTGCCGGGTTGATCGTGGCCGAACGGATCGGCAAGGCGGTCCGCACCCCCGCCCGGGACGCCATGCTGTCCCACGCCGCCGCGGCCGTGGGCCGGGGGTGGGGATTCGGCCTGCACGAAGCCCTGGATCAGGTGGGAGCGGTGGCGGGTCCGCTGCTGGTGGCGGCGATTCTGGGGGCGGGCGGAAGTTATCGGACAGCCTTCGCGGTGCTGGCGGTCCCCGCCGTGGTGGCCCTGGCCACGCTGCGGCTGGCGCGCGTGTCGTTCCCGTCCCCCCGGCGCCTGGAGGTGGAGACCCCGTCGGTGCCGGCCGGACTGCCGCGCGGGTTCTGGCTGTACCTGGCCGCCGCCGGCCTGGTGGCCGCCGGGTATGCCGACTTTCCCCTGGTGGCCTTCCACGTGGCGCGGAACGGGCTGGTGGCGGAGGCCGGGATCCCGGCGCTGTACGCCCTGGCCATGACCGTGGACGCCCTGGCGGCTCTGCTGGTCGGCCGGCTGTTCGACCGCGTGGGCTTCCCGGCCCTGGCGGGGGCCGTGGCGGCCGCCGCCCTGTTTGCGCCCCTGGTCTTCCTGGGGGCACTGCCCGCGGTGCTGGCGGGGGTGGCGCTGTGGGGTGTGGGCATGGGCGCCCAGGAGTCGTCCATGCGCGCGGCGGTGGCGGTCATGGTCGGGCCGCAGCGCCGCGGCGCGGCCTTCGGCCTGTTCCACGCCTGGTATGGACTCACCTGGTTTGCCGGCAGCGCCCTGATGGGTGTCCTGTACGAGACCTCTCCGGCCCATGCGGCGGCGTTCTCGCTCGGCGCCCAGGCGGCGGCGGTTCCCCTGCTGGTCGCGGCGGCGCGGGCGGACGGCCGCCCGCGCCGGCCCGCCTGA
- a CDS encoding dihydrofolate reductase family protein, which translates to MTALPSHLDLVYHAREPYPRAVPLDAVYADLELPAGRPGRPFVYLNMVQTLDGQTVVGGSAWTIGTEVDHHLFRQLRVHADAVLSGAGTLRRDDVVVTTHPELQERRRRAGQPPNPPAVLLSATCRFAPEVFGKEFFRRTDFDRLILTTPRAAPADIAQVRARGVPVEIVPAGPDGGVDLEEALHHLAGRGVRRLLCEGGPTLAAALARAALLDEVFLTVTLRIGGDPSQPRLFAGPVRAGPLDVVSLYHYREGGLREVYLRFRLTSP; encoded by the coding sequence GTGACAGCGCTGCCGTCGCACCTGGACCTGGTCTACCACGCCCGCGAACCCTATCCCCGCGCCGTCCCCCTGGACGCGGTCTACGCGGACCTGGAGCTGCCCGCCGGACGCCCGGGGCGCCCGTTCGTGTACCTGAATATGGTCCAGACCCTCGACGGGCAGACGGTCGTCGGCGGGTCGGCGTGGACCATCGGCACCGAGGTGGACCACCACCTGTTCCGCCAGCTGCGGGTGCACGCCGACGCGGTCCTCTCCGGCGCCGGCACCCTGCGCCGGGACGACGTGGTGGTGACCACCCACCCCGAATTGCAGGAGCGGCGCCGGCGGGCAGGACAGCCGCCCAACCCCCCGGCGGTCCTGCTCAGCGCCACCTGCCGGTTCGCGCCGGAGGTGTTCGGCAAGGAGTTCTTCCGGCGCACCGACTTCGACCGCCTCATCCTCACCACGCCCCGGGCCGCCCCCGCCGACATCGCGCAGGTCCGCGCCCGGGGAGTGCCCGTGGAGATCGTGCCGGCCGGCCCGGACGGCGGCGTGGACCTGGAGGAAGCCCTGCACCACCTGGCCGGGCGGGGGGTCCGCCGGCTGCTGTGCGAGGGCGGTCCCACTCTGGCCGCCGCCCTGGCGCGGGCCGCCCTGCTGGACGAGGTGTTCCTGACGGTGACCCTGCGCATTGGTGGAGACCCCTCCCAGCCGCGCCTGTTCGCCGGCCCGGTGAGAGCGGGTCCCCTGGACGTGGTCAGCCTCTACCACTACCGGGAGGGCGGCCTGCGGGAGGTCTACCTGCGCTTTCGCCTGACGTCCCCCTGA
- a CDS encoding phosphodiester glycosidase family protein, with translation MRVLACALVSILLLPLAVQAQPPATDAAGHWAEDRIRLLVRRGIVDVTGGLFSPDLAVTRAEFIAWLVRALGLPLRPSSSAVTDVPASHPLAPYVEAAVVFGLVPRGQTFAPDAPVTRADAVAQVVSALGYAFEAVALADEPPLYDDVAELPPALRGAIAVAARTDPPLWQEPPAAQFRPSAALTRAEAAGLVGGALLASEQGLRLRYALGAEGLDLLVERRGVLRIPPLWRVQVGAFTSEDNARRLAAAVEARGLPVVVEFVDGLYKVRVGAFATPAEAALARDELASEGYPTWVVQTVANPDILPGPFRVAAVVVDTRRGLQIRPAVGDGQRMRRVRTTDVARRLRALAAVNANFFSPSGDPLGCLMVDGALLSEPDPQRSCAGLTDDGGVVIDRVGWDAAVVTPDARATLDGVNRERGPHELILYRPPFDTSTRTNPYGAEAVVRGGVVVAVTDGRGNTAIPPDGVVISGHGRARQWILQHLAAGTPVDVQVRLVPASGDPRWERVRHAVGGGPRLLAGGQLVSDEGFPATLVSLRHPRTALGILADGRIALVVVDGRQPTHSLGMTLVELALELYRLGAVDGINLDGGGSSTLVAGGRLMNRPADETGERMVPAALVVLPAGP, from the coding sequence ATGCGCGTCCTGGCCTGCGCCCTGGTCAGTATCCTCCTGCTGCCCCTCGCGGTCCAGGCCCAGCCCCCCGCCACCGATGCGGCGGGACACTGGGCCGAGGACCGCATCCGGCTCCTGGTCCGGCGCGGGATCGTCGACGTCACCGGCGGCCTGTTCTCCCCCGATCTGGCGGTGACACGCGCCGAGTTCATCGCCTGGCTGGTCCGGGCGCTGGGCCTTCCGCTGCGTCCGTCGTCGTCTGCCGTCACGGACGTTCCCGCCTCCCACCCGCTCGCCCCGTACGTGGAGGCGGCCGTCGTCTTCGGGCTGGTTCCCCGCGGACAGACCTTCGCGCCGGATGCGCCGGTCACGCGGGCGGACGCAGTGGCCCAGGTGGTGTCAGCTCTGGGATATGCCTTTGAGGCCGTGGCGCTCGCCGACGAGCCGCCCCTGTACGACGACGTGGCCGAGCTGCCGCCGGCGCTGCGCGGCGCCATCGCCGTGGCGGCGCGCACCGATCCCCCGCTGTGGCAGGAACCCCCCGCGGCGCAGTTCCGCCCCTCCGCCGCCCTCACGCGGGCGGAGGCCGCGGGACTGGTCGGCGGCGCCCTGCTGGCCTCGGAGCAGGGTCTGCGGCTGCGGTACGCGCTGGGCGCGGAGGGGCTGGACCTGCTGGTCGAGCGCCGCGGCGTCCTGCGGATCCCGCCCCTCTGGCGGGTGCAGGTCGGCGCCTTCACCAGCGAGGACAACGCGCGGCGGCTGGCGGCGGCCGTGGAGGCCCGCGGGCTGCCGGTCGTGGTGGAATTTGTGGACGGGCTGTACAAGGTGCGGGTGGGAGCCTTCGCCACCCCCGCGGAGGCGGCGCTGGCGCGGGACGAACTGGCATCCGAGGGCTATCCCACGTGGGTGGTCCAGACGGTGGCGAACCCCGACATCCTGCCGGGGCCGTTCCGGGTAGCGGCGGTGGTGGTGGACACCCGTCGGGGGCTGCAGATCCGCCCCGCCGTCGGCGACGGCCAGCGGATGCGGCGGGTCCGCACCACCGACGTGGCCCGGCGTCTGCGGGCCCTGGCGGCGGTGAACGCCAATTTCTTCAGCCCGTCCGGGGATCCCCTGGGGTGCCTGATGGTGGACGGCGCGCTGCTCAGCGAGCCGGACCCCCAGCGTTCCTGCGCGGGGCTGACCGACGACGGCGGAGTGGTCATCGACCGGGTCGGCTGGGACGCCGCGGTGGTCACCCCCGACGCCCGGGCAACCCTGGACGGGGTCAACCGCGAGCGCGGCCCCCACGAGCTGATCCTGTACCGGCCGCCGTTCGACACCTCCACCCGGACCAACCCCTACGGCGCGGAGGCGGTCGTGCGCGGGGGCGTGGTCGTCGCCGTTACCGACGGACGGGGAAACACGGCGATTCCTCCCGACGGAGTCGTGATCTCGGGCCACGGGCGGGCACGCCAGTGGATCCTGCAGCACCTGGCGGCGGGCACGCCGGTGGACGTGCAGGTCCGCCTGGTGCCGGCGTCCGGCGACCCCCGCTGGGAGCGGGTCAGGCACGCCGTGGGCGGGGGGCCGCGGCTGCTGGCCGGCGGCCAGCTGGTGTCCGACGAAGGTTTCCCCGCCACCCTGGTGTCCCTCCGCCATCCCCGGACGGCCCTGGGCATCCTTGCCGACGGCCGCATCGCGCTGGTGGTGGTGGACGGCCGGCAGCCCACCCACAGTCTGGGGATGACGCTGGTGGAGCTGGCCCTGGAGCTGTACCGGCTGGGCGCGGTGGACGGGATCAACCTCGACGGCGGCGGCTCCAGCACCCTGGTGGCCGGAGGCCGACTGATGAACCGGCCCGCCGACGAAACCGGCGAGCGCATGGTGCCGGCGGCGCTGGTCGTCCTCCCGGCGGGACCGTAA
- a CDS encoding FAD-dependent oxidoreductase, with the protein MDRAIGAAVAAAVVVVGVAAVDRPPAAGAAAVDVLVVGGAPPGLAAAVAAARRGRTVLLVESREAIGGDITLAWLNMLDLNRTPRGQLLAGGLFALVYQQLGQTFDIGRAQQVFDDLVRSQPRVLVRTHTAVVRPLLTSGALAGAVVADLQTGEPWTVRARQVIDASDDGALAAASGVPFTVGREDGGRDRRTQAATLIFRLSGVDPAAVARYIAAEDVPHRRGGVRGRYAWGYSQIARRYVPSSPRLGLFDLNLGWQSDGTVLVNALQIFDVDGTDPASVAQGRALAEAELPAVVAFLRETAPGFAAATLVGAAPHLYIRETRHTIGLYRMTADDIMHERVFPDRIAVASYPMDLHPYARGQPNLLRPVRRVYTVPFRALVARGADNLMVVGKALSATHLAWGSLRIIPTGMALGEAAGEAAALALEHGVTPARLAADPRLIGELQRRLVAAGAYLPAARRGHAEKARLSASAP; encoded by the coding sequence ATGGACAGGGCGATCGGCGCCGCAGTCGCAGCGGCCGTCGTGGTGGTGGGCGTGGCGGCGGTGGACCGCCCGCCGGCCGCCGGGGCCGCGGCGGTGGACGTCCTGGTGGTGGGGGGCGCGCCGCCGGGCCTCGCCGCCGCCGTGGCCGCCGCGCGCCGCGGAAGGACCGTCCTGCTGGTCGAGTCCCGCGAGGCGATCGGGGGCGACATCACCCTGGCCTGGCTGAACATGCTGGACCTCAACCGGACGCCCCGGGGACAGCTGCTCGCGGGAGGCCTGTTCGCCCTCGTCTACCAGCAGTTGGGACAGACCTTCGACATCGGCCGGGCGCAGCAGGTCTTCGACGACCTCGTCCGCTCACAGCCCCGCGTCCTGGTCCGGACCCACACCGCGGTGGTCCGACCGCTTCTGACCTCCGGGGCGCTGGCCGGGGCGGTGGTGGCGGATCTCCAGACCGGCGAGCCCTGGACGGTGCGGGCCCGCCAGGTCATCGACGCCAGCGACGACGGCGCGCTGGCCGCGGCCAGCGGCGTGCCGTTCACCGTGGGCCGGGAGGACGGCGGACGGGACCGGCGCACCCAGGCCGCCACCCTGATCTTCCGGCTGTCCGGGGTGGACCCGGCCGCCGTCGCCCGCTACATCGCCGCCGAAGACGTGCCCCACCGCCGGGGAGGCGTCCGCGGCCGGTACGCATGGGGGTACAGCCAGATCGCCCGCCGCTACGTCCCGTCCTCCCCCCGGCTGGGCCTGTTCGACCTGAACCTGGGATGGCAGAGCGACGGAACTGTGCTGGTCAACGCCCTGCAGATCTTCGACGTGGACGGGACCGACCCCGCCTCGGTGGCCCAGGGCCGGGCGCTGGCAGAAGCCGAACTGCCCGCGGTGGTGGCGTTCCTGCGCGAGACAGCCCCCGGCTTTGCCGCTGCCACCCTGGTGGGGGCGGCCCCGCACCTGTACATCCGCGAGACCCGCCACACCATCGGGCTGTACCGCATGACCGCCGACGACATCATGCACGAGCGGGTCTTCCCCGACCGCATCGCGGTGGCCTCGTATCCCATGGACCTGCACCCCTACGCCCGCGGCCAGCCCAACCTCCTGCGCCCGGTGCGCCGGGTGTACACGGTGCCCTTCCGGGCCCTGGTGGCCCGGGGCGCAGACAACCTGATGGTGGTCGGCAAAGCCCTGTCGGCCACCCACCTGGCGTGGGGGTCGCTGCGGATCATCCCCACCGGGATGGCGCTGGGAGAGGCCGCCGGGGAGGCCGCCGCCCTGGCGCTGGAGCACGGCGTCACGCCCGCCCGTCTGGCGGCCGACCCCCGCCTGATCGGCGAGCTGCAGCGCCGCCTGGTGGCGGCGGGAGCCTACCTGCCGGCGGCTCGCCGCGGGCACGCCGAGAAGGCGCGCCTCAGCGCGTCTGCGCCCTGA
- a CDS encoding DUF6062 family protein, with protein MPAHPTSSPEVPPDDITMVKVREALREGGCPVCRVISASVRRYLWGFLYEQVNDPGVRDALLRSRGFCRHHAWMLTQFYDTLGVSIVYHHLVQELARDLRAVAEGVRRLRGSGPVPRLPSPTQPCPACRVARQAEHNALEAVVQRLDDEQVRARLGTDAPLCLPHLRAAWDLAPDARARQLLAALQVAALEVLGRQLEEFIRKQDYRFRHEGLSAGEGTAWTRAIEVLVGRDPLDDRRRAGSRGSG; from the coding sequence ATGCCGGCGCATCCCACCTCGTCTCCGGAGGTCCCGCCCGACGACATCACCATGGTCAAGGTGCGGGAGGCCCTGCGGGAGGGCGGCTGTCCGGTCTGCCGTGTCATCTCCGCATCGGTGCGCCGGTACCTGTGGGGATTCCTGTACGAACAGGTCAACGATCCCGGGGTCCGGGACGCACTGCTGCGGTCCCGGGGGTTTTGTCGCCACCACGCCTGGATGCTGACCCAGTTTTACGACACCCTGGGCGTGTCCATCGTCTACCACCATCTGGTGCAGGAACTCGCCCGGGACCTGCGGGCTGTCGCCGAGGGCGTCCGCCGGCTCCGCGGATCCGGGCCTGTGCCGCGCCTGCCGTCGCCCACCCAGCCCTGCCCGGCCTGTCGGGTGGCGCGCCAGGCGGAGCACAACGCGCTGGAGGCGGTGGTGCAGCGTCTGGATGACGAGCAGGTGCGCGCCAGGCTGGGCACCGACGCGCCCCTGTGCCTGCCGCACCTGCGGGCCGCGTGGGACCTGGCCCCCGACGCCCGCGCGCGCCAGCTGCTGGCCGCGCTGCAGGTGGCCGCGCTGGAGGTGCTGGGGCGCCAGCTGGAGGAGTTCATCCGCAAGCAGGACTACCGCTTCCGGCACGAAGGGCTGAGCGCCGGAGAAGGGACGGCGTGGACCCGGGCCATCGAGGTCCTGGTGGGCCGCGATCCCCTGGACGACCGTCGGCGGGCCGGTTCCCGGGGGTCAGGATGA
- a CDS encoding HD domain-containing protein: MTRPRSSSVTATLLRYLATACKHRAMYPPEHPVVRRALDDLVQLLDLLLRDRDVITFQIYEDTFFLDNQMLPEESLRYAALLTACLERGVGVCAIRRGISAQEAHAFVNLLTTPTAVVRARGGPAAVLAESGVQHVTVESPREAPPTEMPVEVEPASAYQAGTLVAQELRAQAVRRQPLDMRRARVFLSAAIEVVLENRSALLALMADRSHDESSAYHAVNVALLALVIGTRLELSREALMALGMGALLHDIGKVRVGPDLLNRATPLEPDEQSALDRHPAHGANILRDLDGLGRLAMVCALEHHLHADGSGYPEPAGGVRPHLFSRIVAVADTYDTVTSARRGTQRPLRPDLAMKWIAVGLGSIYDPVVGKVFLKMMGVYPVGSLVQLNTGEVAVVVRPAESRVNCPVVQVVRDGRPAEVVDLAVAADRWIVTGVDPADAGVDAAAVLQSSAA; encoded by the coding sequence GTGACGCGCCCGCGGAGCTCCTCGGTCACGGCCACGCTGCTGCGGTACCTCGCCACCGCCTGCAAGCACCGGGCCATGTACCCTCCCGAGCACCCGGTCGTCCGGCGCGCCCTGGACGACCTGGTGCAGCTGCTGGACCTGCTGCTGCGGGACCGGGACGTCATCACCTTCCAGATCTACGAGGACACGTTCTTCCTGGACAACCAGATGCTGCCCGAGGAGAGCCTGCGGTATGCCGCTCTGCTCACCGCCTGCCTGGAGCGGGGCGTGGGGGTGTGCGCGATCCGCCGGGGGATCAGCGCTCAGGAGGCGCACGCCTTCGTGAACCTGCTCACCACGCCGACCGCCGTCGTGCGCGCCCGCGGCGGGCCGGCGGCCGTCCTCGCGGAGTCCGGGGTGCAGCATGTCACCGTGGAGTCCCCTCGGGAGGCGCCCCCCACCGAGATGCCCGTGGAGGTCGAGCCGGCCAGCGCCTACCAGGCGGGGACCCTGGTGGCCCAGGAGCTCCGCGCCCAGGCAGTGCGCCGCCAGCCTCTGGACATGCGCCGCGCCCGGGTCTTCCTCTCGGCGGCGATCGAGGTGGTCCTGGAGAACCGGTCCGCCCTGCTGGCGCTGATGGCTGACCGGAGCCACGACGAATCCAGCGCCTACCACGCCGTCAACGTGGCGCTGCTGGCCCTGGTGATCGGCACCCGGCTGGAGCTCAGCCGGGAGGCGCTGATGGCCCTTGGCATGGGCGCCCTGCTGCACGACATCGGCAAGGTGCGCGTCGGTCCCGACCTGCTCAACCGCGCCACGCCCCTGGAGCCCGACGAGCAGTCCGCGCTGGACCGGCACCCCGCCCACGGGGCCAACATCCTGCGCGACCTGGACGGCCTGGGCCGGCTGGCCATGGTGTGCGCCCTGGAGCACCACCTGCACGCCGACGGTTCCGGCTACCCCGAGCCCGCCGGCGGGGTCCGCCCGCACCTGTTCTCCCGCATCGTCGCCGTGGCGGACACCTACGACACGGTGACGTCGGCCCGCCGGGGCACCCAGCGCCCGCTGCGCCCCGACCTGGCCATGAAGTGGATCGCCGTCGGGCTGGGCAGCATCTACGACCCGGTGGTGGGCAAGGTGTTCCTGAAGATGATGGGTGTCTATCCGGTGGGCAGCCTGGTGCAGCTCAACACCGGCGAGGTGGCCGTGGTGGTCCGGCCCGCCGAGAGCCGGGTGAACTGCCCGGTGGTCCAGGTGGTCCGCGATGGCCGCCCGGCGGAGGTCGTCGATCTGGCGGTCGCCGCGGACAGGTGGATCGTGACCGGCGTGGATCCCGCGGATGCCGGCGTGGACGCCGCGGCCGTCCTGCAGTCCTCGGCCGCCTAG